A single Coleofasciculaceae cyanobacterium DNA region contains:
- a CDS encoding molybdopterin-dependent oxidoreductase — MQSNAPEPTADLTDRFERVEADSVERRQSTFDFTQQSGALQPDKIVDSACQFCNFLCGLKVHLKNDRVIDILGEPDDPVQAGELCVKAPMMTELVYNRFRLQTPMKRVKGEKGSSDSQFEPIDWDEALETIAAKFLALKDAGEARAIANKTSGRLPRGTGSLVGRYFELLGSPNNTDVGPVCNDAGGNALAKTFGLGNFTKNNYATASMNGTTLKFSYCPLESASALLKEQYAVGTVEIRIVQPR; from the coding sequence ATGCAGTCTAATGCCCCAGAACCAACTGCCGATCTAACAGATCGATTCGAGCGAGTCGAAGCAGACTCTGTCGAACGTAGACAGAGTACCTTCGATTTTACGCAACAGTCGGGAGCATTACAGCCAGATAAAATTGTTGATAGTGCCTGTCAGTTTTGTAATTTTCTTTGTGGTCTGAAAGTTCATCTTAAAAACGATCGCGTTATCGATATTTTGGGCGAACCAGATGACCCCGTTCAGGCTGGAGAGTTGTGCGTTAAAGCCCCGATGATGACTGAGTTAGTTTACAATCGCTTCCGCCTTCAAACTCCCATGAAGCGAGTTAAAGGAGAAAAAGGCTCTTCTGATTCTCAATTCGAGCCGATTGACTGGGATGAAGCTCTAGAAACCATTGCAGCTAAGTTTCTCGCCCTCAAAGATGCAGGTGAAGCCAGAGCGATCGCCAACAAAACTTCAGGGCGACTGCCGAGAGGAACCGGTTCTCTAGTGGGACGATATTTTGAGCTTTTGGGTAGTCCTAATAATACCGATGTCGGACCTGTATGTAATGATGCTGGTGGTAATGCCCTAGCCAAAACTTTTGGTTTGGGGAATTTTACTAAAAACAACTATGCTACAGCTTCAATGAATGGTACTACATTAAAGTTTTCGTACTGTCCTTTAGAGTCTGCGAGCGCTTTACTGAAAGAGCAGTATGCGGTGGGAACTGTAGAGATTAGGATTGTGCAGCCAAGATGA
- a CDS encoding DUF1824 family protein, which yields MSASQPPALTLGLALKIVKSYDDSIQLTNTEPLAELEELRNSLLLIASLSSSQNLGICASDFQQGFSALVSYLEAFGYQHARGISLGSPSISAHQSNLEKDKANQSLSPVYLKFSTQKMSYYSNKYTGKYRGVLISYQSEDDSVAGTYGHFPLDLFLNNNKI from the coding sequence ATGTCTGCATCACAACCACCCGCTCTAACTCTAGGGTTAGCTCTAAAAATCGTAAAGTCATACGACGATTCTATCCAACTAACCAATACCGAACCGTTAGCAGAACTAGAGGAACTTCGTAACAGCTTACTATTGATAGCGAGTTTATCGTCATCACAGAATTTGGGAATTTGCGCTTCGGATTTTCAGCAAGGTTTTTCAGCTTTAGTTAGTTATCTAGAGGCTTTCGGTTATCAACATGCGCGTGGAATAAGCTTGGGTTCCCCAAGCATTTCCGCGCATCAAAGTAATCTGGAGAAAGATAAGGCGAATCAAAGTTTATCACCAGTTTATCTAAAATTTAGTACTCAGAAAATGTCTTACTACTCAAACAAATATACAGGAAAATATCGAGGCGTTCTTATTTCTTATCAAAGTGAAGATGACTCGGTTGCTGGAACATACGGTCACTTTCCTTTGGATTTGTTTCTAAATAATAATAAGATTTAA
- a CDS encoding YnfA family protein, whose amino-acid sequence MRTFLFFLLAALGELSGCYAFWAWLRLEKSILWIIPGILALIVFVYALTRVDSNNAGRVYAAYGGIYILSSLFWLWLAEGVKPDKWDLFGVGISLVGTIIILFGAHQP is encoded by the coding sequence ATGCGAACGTTTTTATTCTTTTTACTTGCTGCTCTTGGAGAACTTTCTGGATGTTATGCTTTCTGGGCATGGCTGAGACTTGAGAAAAGTATACTCTGGATTATTCCAGGCATCCTAGCCCTGATTGTTTTTGTTTATGCTCTCACCAGAGTAGATTCTAATAACGCAGGAAGAGTCTATGCTGCCTACGGAGGTATCTACATTCTCTCATCACTTTTTTGGCTATGGTTAGCTGAAGGAGTCAAGCCAGATAAGTGGGATTTGTTCGGCGTTGGGATCTCACTGGTGGGAACAATTATAATTTTGTTCGGAGCGCACCAACCATAA
- a CDS encoding rubredoxin encodes MKYICSVCNYEYDSEVGDPDSGIEPGTAFEDIPDDWVCPVCGAGKSDFEPAQ; translated from the coding sequence ATGAAATATATTTGCTCGGTTTGTAATTACGAATACGATTCAGAAGTAGGCGATCCAGATAGCGGTATCGAGCCGGGGACAGCTTTTGAAGATATACCAGACGATTGGGTGTGTCCTGTTTGTGGAGCAGGTAAATCAGACTTTGAACCAGCCCAGTAG
- a CDS encoding glycosyltransferase — MSSEISIIIPTLNEEDVLARTLHNLTLLNLSPFEILLVDGGSQDNTLKIAREAGVSVLLSDQAGRSIQMNLGAKVVAKGDLLCFLHADTLVPNDLTTIIKKVLAEPAIQTPILDYHFLILVG; from the coding sequence ATGTCTTCTGAAATTTCAATTATTATTCCTACTTTAAATGAAGAAGATGTATTGGCAAGGACTTTACATAATTTAACTCTTTTAAATCTTTCTCCCTTTGAGATTTTGCTCGTAGATGGAGGCAGTCAAGACAATACTTTAAAAATTGCGCGGGAAGCGGGGGTTTCAGTTCTTCTCTCTGACCAAGCAGGACGTTCGATACAAATGAATTTAGGAGCGAAGGTAGTAGCAAAAGGCGATCTGCTCTGTTTTCTCCATGCTGATACGTTAGTACCTAACGACCTGACTACAATTATTAAGAAGGTTCTAGCCGAGCCTGCTATACAAACACCAATATTAGATTATCACTTTTTAATTTTAGTGGGATAG